In the genome of Arachis stenosperma cultivar V10309 chromosome 6, arast.V10309.gnm1.PFL2, whole genome shotgun sequence, the window ggtgcaggagcgggcagaaaaatatatcaacatggaggaaacctcccagctaagagacttttctaggaaggaatcaacctacccactccgagatcgagatcgggaacagaagaagaaagaagaacccaactcggacaagccacggaagtaccacaactacacccccctccgagtctcgctggtagacgtctaccgagaagtatgccacaccgaaaagatcccgccgccccgaccgctaaaacacaagaaagcggggagagatcggtccgaatactgtgaatatcacaagctctacggtcattctactaacgactgctacgacctaaaaaatgttatagaaaagctagccagagaaggaaaactcgacagatacatagcagagaaaggagaagagaccaggaagagaaggcggggagacaacgaagatcgggccgaacaaaccccgcgaacccctgaaagacatgttcacatgataaatggaggttttgcaggcggaggaacatccaaatcctcgcgaaaaagacacctcaaagaaatctatcacgtccgagaagacagtcccctgcccgaattacccactatctcatttacccgagaagatgctcaagggataactcccggacacgacgatccaatggtaatcaccattatcctagcaaacgccaacttacatcgaaccctgattgaccagggaagctcagcagatatcctgttcaaaacggccttcgacaagctcggacttgaagaaaaagaactaaaggcctatcccaccgacctatttggactaggggatactccgatccatcccttaggatacatctcgctacacactacctttggaagaggcgagcaatctaaaacattaagcgtcgactacattatagtcgacgtcacttcagcatacaatgccctcattgggcgaccaaccctaaacagactggcagctatagtctcgaccccacacctctgtatgaagttccctaccgcaaaaggaatcgctaccctaaaaggcgaccaaaaactagcgcggcgatgctacaacgaaagcctgagcctaaaagggaaggaggtcaacacgatagaactcggacgagttcaatcccgagaagatcttcggccacaaccagagggagagaccgaaaaagtccagattgggaacacacctgaaaaaataacaaacgtaggagcaaacctcgaaacgggcctaaaagaggaactcataaccctcttaagggagaattccgacctcttcgcctggaaagcctccgacatgccaagcataagccccgacctaatgtgccataagctatcagtttacccgggatcccgacccgtccaacaaagacgccggaagctcggacccgagcgcatgcaagcaatagaagaacaagtacaagcactgctagatgcagggttcattagggaagtaaaataccccctatggctcgcaaacgtggtcctggtaaaaaagcccaacggaaaatggaggatgtgcgtcgattacacggatctcaacaaagcctgccccaaagacccatatccactaccaaacatcgacgccttggtagatgcagcctcaggctatagatatctctcctttatggacgcatactcgggatacaatcaaatcccgatgtacggacccgaccaagaaaagacctcgttcataaccccaagggcaaactactgctacgtagtaatgcccttcgggctgaagaacgcaggggcaacctaccagaggctaatgaacaaagtgttctcagagcacatcggactacagctggaggtgtacgtcgacgacatgctggtaaagacacaagaagacagaaacttgctgaccgacctcaccagtatcttcggcaccctcagaaaacacaacatgagacttaacccgacaaagtgcgccttcgccgcagaagccggaaagttcttaggcttcatgctgactcaaaggggcatcgaagcaaacccggacaaatgccaaacgatactcaatatgaagagcccgacgtgtgtcaaagaagtacaacaactgaatggaaggctagccgccctatcaagattcttggcaggatcagcaataaagtcactacctctctacgcactcctaaggaaagggaaacccttctcatggaccccggagtgcgaaaaagcctttcaagaattcaaggaattcctcgggcagccaccaatcctaacccgacctttcaTGAACATCTCTTTCCAATTCACTCTTTCTTCctaataattcatttcttgcttggggacaagcaagctttaagtttggtgttgtgatgacaagtcatcttagcctagtttcactagtctttttcttttgttttcacttgaattatgcactttcttgaggcttaagcaagccaatttaggtagattttcatgcttcctttgattgaatcaaccatatgtgaattaatgctttTTCATGAGATTTGATGACATAATTGATGCATATTaagatagaatgatcatctcatgatttcaagcaaagctttgatgtgtttggttgatttatgataggtgaagaaagcttggaaaaggattgaagtgagaaggaatgactagaagctaagagaagacaatgaatcaagtgaaattgaaccaggaacaaatgaagttggagttgaagttagcccccaaacgttggcacaaacttttggacttgaagttagcctcaacgttagccccctaacttggaggctaacgttggaagctaAAAATTTCTCCCAGGGTGtgccacgtttgcgccaacgttagccccctaacttggaggctaacgttggcatgagaaattgCTCCCAGGAGTGtgccacgtttgcgccaacgttagccccctaacttggaggctaacgttggcatgagatcTCTCCCCCAGGGTGCTtcacgttagcgccaacgttagccccctaacttggaggctaacgttggcatgagtaATTCCCTCCAGGGtggccaacgtttgcgccaacgttagccccctaacttggaggctaacgttggcgccactccaactcaaagcaaggccaacgttagggtcaaagttagccccctaacgttggccccaacgtgaagtgcagcaaattggttttgctgctagaaaaagttagctttgaagttagccccctaactttgaggctaactttgaatctaaatttgcaaaactcaattccggttcaattggttcacttgagttcttctccaaacttcaagagcaatcaaccaaggcctctttcaacccaaatccaccaagagcaaaagcccaaattcaaggcttgaagatcaattgaagaaagtgtataaataggcttagATTCAATTTATTCGGAGGGCTTCTTTTTAGAAAGTTTTAGATagctttcttttctgttttgggagcttgagtgcttttgaatttcttagtttaattgctttcaatttcaattatacttgtcttggatcttgggttggagaattgaaggaattctgtttcaatctcaccttggatctctcttttgattttcacTGTTATTGAATTTCCTATTTCAATTTTCTGCTACTTGCTTTCTCATTTAATtctcttgcaatttacaattcctgtgatattgttcttgttggatctaggaaggcattgagatctagactcagttttctagtctctgagacctgagatccaatttcccatttcaattctctgcttcttgctttaattgttcatttaatttcctgtttcgaatctgtTTCACCCATTCCCCAGTTACTCttctgtttaatgcaatttaaattctctttgtttaatttttgcaaatccaagtcccaatcccctttacatttcaagtcatttacaattcttgccatttaagatttttgcaatttacattacttgctctttaagtttctgccatttaatttcttgcttcttaagattcatcactttaatttctgtttcctttaatttcatgccaattccccattccctttactttcaaagcaatttaaattctgcaaatcatcaatcaatcaaccaaatcttgattcgcttgactaattcaaccactaaactaaaattgctcaatccttcaatccctgtgggatcgacctcacacccgtgagtttttattacttgatgcgacccggtgcacttgccggttagattggtgttgtttttgggagagattcattCCTCAACCAAAAAtttcccatcaagtttttggcgccgttgccggggattgattagattgacaatgattaagtgaggtggttgtttagatcaagcactttttcttaatttttgattaacccactaactgtttgactttttgcttaaactaactaaacctTCAATTTAGCAGTAGATTGAAGTATCATTGGTGTGTACATTTCTTATGATatgcttgtatgtcaggtacacgAAGAACCATACTAAACCTTCATGAACAAGATGAGAGGACCCTCAGGAGGTTAaggagagctgaaagagggaaaaatattgttggagaagaggaatcagaagaagaatttcatgagatggaggaacattcaactAATCCACCAGGAGGAGTAGAGAACAACAATGGCAATCCACctcagaggagagttttggcttcctatacctttgccaatcctagacattgtggaagcagcatcttggctccaaatgtcaatgcaaacaattttgaacttaagccacaactcatcactttggttcagaataattgctcttttagtggaggatcacttgaagacccacatcaacacttatccaccttcctgaggatatgcaacactgtcaaaactaatggagtacctcctgacagctacaaattgatgctattcccattttctctcaggGATAAGGCTACCcaatggttggaatcatttccaagagacagcatcaacaattgggatgatttggtaaccaagttccttgccaagttttatccaccacagagggtaataaggttgaaggccgaggtacaaacattcacacaaatggagaatgaacccatctatgaggcatgggagagatacaaagctctagtcagaaaatgcccttctaacatgttcaatgaatgggagaagctgcaaaacttctatgaaggcttaacactGAAGTCTCAAGAATCcttggatcactcagctggaggttccttgcaactcatgaaaactgcagaggaggctcaagaacttattgatatggtggccaacaaccaatacttctttgctcatcaaagaagtcgccaaccatcacagagaagaggagtaatggagctagaaggagtagattcaatcctggctcaaaacaaattaatgcagcagcaaattcaacaacaatttgagcaaatgaccaagaggattgacaaccttcaagttgcagcagtcaacaCTAGCCAACCATCAGTCACATGGGGACAAAATGAAGAAGTCCAAGAAGAGCCACAGcaagaacaagttcagtacATGCACTCTAatccaaatgaagtctatggtgatacatacaactcctcatggaagaatcacccaatctcagatggggagacactcaaaaccaccaacaaccatggcagagaaacacaaaccaaaacaacccaagACACAATCAAAATTTCAACCAGCAGCAAACAAACCAAAATACCTATAGAAAACCTCAAAACAATTACCCCACTCACAACCAATACCAATCCACTAATCAAAATTCCTATCATCCACCGACCACAGCTCATAACCCACCACAAGCACCACCTGAACCCCAAAGAATCACCAACTTGGAAACCATGatagaaaaaatgatgaaactccAAGAAATGACCAACAAAAACCATGAGGCCTCCATAAAGAACCTAGAAAGGCAGATCGGGCAAATCTCTAAGCAAATGTctgttgagagaccttcaagctcactgcccagtgacacaatcccaaatcccaaggaggaatgcaaggcaatccaattgagaagtgggagaatattgatgagcaacaatgacactgcaaagaaacaaaaagagagCATCAAAGAACCAACAGAGGATGAGGAGCAAACAAAAGCAGATCAAGCTAAGGAGCAAGTTGTGGTGCCAACCAAAAGCACTGAGAGACTCAAAGAACAGGAGAACCAGCCACATAGCTCAAAGGAAAATACTCAAGGACAGCAGCAGATCAACAAGAGCATCACACCTCCattgccatatcctcagagattcaacaaagaagttaaggaccaacatttccacaaattccttgaaACCTTCAAGAGGCTGGAAATCAATATCCCTCTAgctgaagcacttgagcaaatgcctttaTATGCCAAGTTTTTGAAGGACCTTATCAataagaagagaagttggcttGAGAAGGAAACCATATTACTGACAGAGGAATGCAGTGCTGTAATTCAGCGGGGTATTCCCCCAAAACTCAAAGATCCGGGGGGTTTTGTAGTGTCATGCACCATTGGAAAAACAATTCTCAACAAAGCTCTCTGTGACCTTGGTgctagcatcaatttaatgcctCTCTCAATGATGAGAAAACTTGATatagaagagcttaaacccaccaggatgtcaTTAGTTATGGCTGACAGGTCCATTAAGACACccaatggaattgtggaaaatctGTTGGTGAAGATTGGGGAATTTATTTtcccagcagattttgtgattttggatacTGAAGAGGAAGGAAGTGACTCAATCATTTTGGGGAGGCCATTCTTACACACAGCAAGAGCCATCATCGATGTAGAAAAGGAGAAATGGTCTTCAGGGTTCATAATGAACAAATGATCATAaatgttttcaagtcaatgcaaAATAGCCCTGAGCAAGAGGATTATGTAAAAGTAGATATGATAGAGAGTTTGGTGGAAGAAATGCTGGAAGAAAGTTCTCAAGAGCAAGAAGgggatcaaaatacaatagaagaacaagtggcTGAGGCTTTCATAAACAAAGAAGTGgaaccaagcaagaaagaagaggtgcaaaagcaagagctgaagccattaccttctcatctcaaatatgcatttcttggcacTTCAGAGAGCCTCCCGGTAATCATCAATTCGGCtttgacaaagaaagaagaaggagagcttcttgatgttctcagagcTCACAAGGATGCCTTGGGATGGACTATTGATGACCTGAAAGGCATCAGCCCCacagtatgcatgcataagattcttttggaagacaattccaaagcagtaatccaacctcaaagaagactcaatcctgcaatgaaggaagttgtccagaaggaagtaatgaaACTATGGAATGCAGGAATCATATATCCCATCTCTGATAGCCCATGGATAAGCCCAGTtcaagtggtaccaaagaaaggtGGGATGACAGTCATCATTAATGAGAAGAGTGAACTCATTCCCACCAGAACTgtgacagggtggagaatgtgtattgactataggaggttgaatgatgccacacgcaaagatcacttcccacttcccttcattgatcaaatgcttgaaaggttggccggccatgcttattattgcttccttgatggctattctgggtataatcagatagtggtggatccaaaagaccaagagaagacttcattcacatgccctgTTGGAGTCTTtgcttatagaagaatgccattcggattatgcaatgctccagccacttttcaaaggtgtatgctttccattttctcagatatggttgaaaaatttttagaggttttcatggatgacttctctgtctTTGGTGATAGTTTCAATACTTGCTtaaaccatctaactcttgtcttgaaacgatgccaagaaactaatttggttttaaactgggagaagtgccatttcatggtacctgaggggattgttcttggtcataaagtttcaagaaaagggatagaggttgataaggcaaaggttgagataatagaaaaactccctccaccaattaatgtgaaatctgttagaagtttcttggggcatgcaggattttatagaaggtttatcaaagatttttctaaaatagccaaacctttgagcaaccttttgatgattgatcaaccttttgtttttgataaagagtgccagcatgcttttgaaactttaaaacagaaactcacaacagcaccaatcatcacacctcCGGATTGGAATTTGccatttgaactcatgtgtgatgcaagtgagattgccattggtgctgtacttggacagaagaagggaaacttgcatcatgtcatatattatgcaagtaaagtattgaataaagctcaaaaaaattacactacaacagagaaggaattgttggctgtagtctatgcatttgataagtttagatcatacttgataggatctaaaattgtggtttatactgatcatgctgctctcaagtatttgatgtcaaaacaggatgccaaaccaagactcatcagatggatcctactcttacaagaatttgacattgaggtaAGGGACAGGAAAGGCACCGAAAATCTAGTTGCCGACCATTTGTCAAGGCTGCCACCAGAAACAATCCAAAAGGCTTCAttacctgtgaatgaaagcttcccagatgaacatcttatgctgatccaacaaacaccatggtttgcCGATATAGCTAACTACAAAGTGGGaaggaagatacctcaagaattcactaagcaacaagtgaagaagctgatcaatgaagcaaggaaattcttgtgggatgaaccttaTTTGTTCAAAAGATGTTCTGATGGAATAATTAGAAGATGTGTCCCTGAGGGTGAAATGCAAGAcatattatggcattgccatggctctaCATACGGCGGACACTTTGGTCCGgaaagaacagcagcaaagatactacaaagtgggttctattggccaaccatcttcaaagatgccagggagtttgtccaccaatgtaatgaataccaaagagcaggaggattaacaaaaaggaatgagatgccacagaactTCATTCTGGAggtagaattgtttgatctatggggcattgatttcatgggaccctttcccccttcttattcattcaaatatatcttggtagcagtggaatatgtttcaaaatgggtggaagccatagccacaactacctgtgatgcacaaatcgttcttcaattcctaaagaagcacatctttactagatttggagtacctaagggtctcatcagtgatggtggtggtcatttttgcaatagacaaatggagaaacttctccacaaatatgaagttattcataaggtagccacaccatatcatccTCAAACTAATGGACAGGCAGAATTAGCAAACAGGGAACtgaagaaaatcctagaaaagacagttggtagcacaagaaaggattgggctaggaagttggaggatgcactttgggcataccgAACAGCCTTCAAAACTCCCATTGGGAAATCCCCATTCCAATTGCtatatggcaaatcttgtcatctccctgtagagcttgagcacaaagccttttgggccaccaaacttctaaaTCTGGATTCTGTAGCAGCAGGAGAAAAAAGATTGTTGCAGCTGAATGAGCtggatgagtttaggctagaagcctatgaaaatgccaagatatacaaagaaaaagctaaaagatggcatgacaggaaaattttgaagaaagagttcaaacctggacaacaagttctcttgtataactcacggctcaagatattccctggcaagcttaagtcTAAATGGACAGGCCCATACTTGGTGACTAAGGTCtttccttatgggagtattgaattgctagatgaagcaacaaagaatcggtttacagcaaatggaCATAGAGCAAAGCTATACCTAGGAGGGCAATGGAACAAAGAAGCAGAGGTTCAGAGCCTAAATCCTCCTTGAAGCAAgaacagaagatgtca includes:
- the LOC130934085 gene encoding uncharacterized protein LOC130934085 codes for the protein MPLYAKFLKDLINKKRSWLEKETILLTEECSAVIQRGIPPKLKDPGGFVVSCTIGKTILNKALCDLGASINLMPLSMMRKLDIEELKPTRMSLVMADRSIKTPNGIVENLLVKIGEFIFPADFVILDTEEEGSDSIILGRPFLHTARAIIDVEKEKWSSGFIMNK